A stretch of the Sphingomonas sp. CL5.1 genome encodes the following:
- a CDS encoding LrgB family protein produces MSGLLSTPLLWLAVTLIVFEVADALSRRSGRHPMCHPVLLATPVLIAILIASHTPYPVYRDATAALSFLLGPAVVGLAVPIWARRALIRRLAFPIAAALGAGALTAIVSAVGVLWLFGAPHALLASIAPRATTTPVAMDMAAQIGGIPSLAAIIVIFAGIFGAMTATPIFNALKIADYRARGFAVGISAHGIGTARAFQVDDTAGAFASLAMALNAVFTCVLLSLFALLA; encoded by the coding sequence ATGAGCGGATTGCTGTCCACCCCGCTGCTCTGGCTCGCCGTCACGCTGATCGTGTTCGAGGTGGCCGATGCGCTGTCGCGACGCAGCGGGCGGCATCCCATGTGCCATCCGGTGCTGCTCGCGACGCCCGTGCTGATCGCGATCCTCATCGCGTCGCACACCCCCTATCCGGTCTATCGCGACGCGACGGCGGCGTTGAGCTTCCTCCTCGGCCCGGCGGTGGTCGGGCTGGCGGTGCCGATCTGGGCGCGCCGCGCGCTGATCCGCCGCCTCGCCTTCCCGATCGCCGCCGCGCTGGGCGCGGGCGCGCTCACCGCGATCGTCAGCGCGGTCGGCGTGCTGTGGCTGTTCGGCGCGCCGCACGCGCTGCTCGCCTCGATCGCGCCGCGCGCGACCACGACGCCGGTGGCGATGGACATGGCCGCGCAGATCGGTGGCATCCCCTCGCTCGCCGCGATCATCGTGATATTCGCCGGGATATTCGGCGCGATGACCGCGACGCCGATCTTCAACGCGCTGAAGATCGCGGACTATCGCGCGCGCGGCTTCGCGGTCGGCATCTCCGCGCACGGCATCGGCACCGCGCGCGCCTTCCAGGTGGATGACACCGCAGGCGCCTTCGCCAGCCTCGCGATGGCGCTCAACGCGGTGTTCACCTGCGTCCTGCTCTCGCTGTTCGCGCTGCTGGCCTAA